cttcccacatgcAGTGCAGTGAtacagtttttctccagtgtggatcctctcgtgTTTATTTAGGGCTCCGGAATCAATGAATCTCTTTtcgcagtgtgaacacttgtaaggtttctctccagtgtggatcctttcatgttttttaagtgttcctgaatcactgaatctcttgttgcaatgtgaacacttgtaaggtttctctccagtgtgaattctctggtgccgATTCAAATCTTTTGTAGTaataaaactctttccacactcaaTGCACACATGAACTTTTTCACCAGTATGAATTTTCTGATGAACTTTTAAATTCTGCAGATGataaaaactctttccacacaaagaACATGAATGAGGCTTTTCCTCTGAATGAACTGTGATGTGCATCTTCAGGCCTGAAGCccacaaaaatgtttttccacattgatcacatttgtgcagtttctctccagtgtggatgtTCATGTGTTCCTTAAGGTGCCCTTGATGtgcaaaactctttccacactgatcacatgtgaacggtttctctccagtgtggatcctcatgtgttcCTTACGGTGAACTTGTTGTCTAAAATTCTtcccacactgagtgcatgtgaacggtttttctccagtgtggatcctcatgtgaaccTCAAAACTCCTTTtgtgtgtgaaactcttcccacactgatcacatgtaaaaggtttctctccagtgtggattttcATGTGTTCCTTAAGGTGAACTTGTTGtctaaaactctttccacactgagtgcatgtaaacggtttctctccagtgtggatcctcatgtgaatcTTTAAAGTCTTTGTGTCTGTGAAACTTCTTCCACACTGAAGGCAGGTGAAACATTTCTTGTCTCttcttttcattaaagaaatagTACTCCCAGTCTGAGAGCAAATTTTTTCTCCAGTTGTGACATGATATTTCTCCTCATCATTGTCCTCATTCTTTAGCACCACATCTGAAACAAAAAGTAAAGTGTAGGGCTGTCAAgtgattaaattttttaaattaatcacacatttacacttcagttacacttttttcgtaagttgaatacggaaggcggtctggcagaagctagttatattactttataatgtgttaagtacggatatttgtcttacacaaatgcattgctttacttcacaaggcctttattaaccccccggagccatgtggagtatgtttaggATGGAGGGATGCActtatttcaatttcaaataggTGGTTTCCacgcactgccattataaagtttaGGAGCATCaaggtgattattaatataactccgattgtattcgtctgaaagaagaaagtcatatacacttaggatggcttgagggtgagtaaaccaTGGGgtaatttcaaagtgaactaatcctttaaatataaGTTTAACTTAACAGCAAGtctgagcttcagcaagaaccaataagTTTAATTCTTgtgttgtgcagcacatttgagcatCCGCAAGATGTTTGTGATAATTCGATTTTACAGTGTAAGAAGACATGGACATAGTGAAAGTGGAAAGTAAGGTGGAAGGGGTGTGAGGAGAGGTGGAATTCAAACAAAATCAGAATTACCCTAATTCAGTGGTTCTTAATCCTATCTGAGGGTATGGGGGATTTTGGTTTCAGCccccataacatttttttttttttttttaaataataataagaagaaaaagaagaagaaatggTTCAAGATAAAATACTATGGCTTAATGTTATGtatgaatataaatatcaacaattttttataaatatttgtagttttaaaGCTGTTGATATAACTGAAAAACTTTTGTCCCCAATTTGAATATTCTTAAATGTCAGGGTGGCACCACTGCAGCTGAGAAGGTAATAACGTTAAGCCTGATACTGTAATGCAACATCCAGAGGAACCCAATAGATCATTGTGGCATAGTGAAAAAGGTTGTAGATATCTCTCAAATACTGATAAAATAGctaatgaaacacactgaagaacaaagaggttggtgtttattcctGAGTCTTCATTCATGAGGCTGAAGAACAATAAGGATATAAAGCAGTTCATCAGATTTAGTGCTTGTAGTATGAAAAGAAAACTTGAATATCAAGAGTTATGAAAAAACAgatcaaacaataaataatatagGGAATACTTTCTAGATACACTTtacagtgtaaaaaaacatgaaacttAATTGCCTTTCATTTTCAATCAGTCAGTGAAACAAGGTTTGATAAACattcaaattaaacaaaattgggaATGGCAGATTTAGCATTGTAATTGAGCAAAACATGTTTGGTTTTCTAATAAATTTGTATTTCATAATCTAAAATTAATTCTCTTttaactttggtaacagggttgatgaattacggaagaggattagggccaaacaataataaaaaaataaaaccatctcgagattaaagttgttaaatttcgagaaaaaaatcgttaaatttagagaaaaaactcgttaaattatgagaacaaattcgtaatttaacaaatttgttctcgcaatttaacgacatttttctcaacattttatctcaacttttttctcgtaatttaacgagtttattctcaacattttatgtcgacttttttctcaatttaatgacatttttctcataatttaacgaatttgttctcgtaatttaacaacttttttctcgtaatttaatgagttttttctcaacattttatctcgacttttttctcgtaatttaacgagtttattctcaacattttatcttgacttttttctcgtaatttaacgagtttattctcaacattttatctcgacttttttctcaatttaatgacatttttctcataatttaacgaatttgttctcgtaatttaacaacttttttctcgtaatttaatgagtttattctcaacattttatctcgacttttttctcaaaatttaacgagttttttctcaacattttatctcgacttttttctcgcaatttaacgacttttttctcaacattttatctcaacttttttctcgtaatttaacgagtttattctcaacattttatgtcgacttttttctcaatttaatgacatttttctcataatttaacgaatttgttctcgtaatttaacaacttttttctcgtaatttaacgagtttattctcaacattttatctcaacttttttctcaaaattttatgagttttttctcaaaatttaacaactttaatctcgagatggttttatttttttattattgcttggccctaatcctcttccgtaatgaATGCAGTTAACACTACAataaattaagattattttccAATCATACTCTAGAAAGAGTTCAAATGATGTCATTTACTGGGTGTCACCattttaagaaatgttacatttttaaaaaaggatCAAATGGAATGAAAGGAAATTGAGTTGTAACACTGTTGAGTGAAAAATGTTGGGTGGATAATCCATTTAAAattggttaataaagtttttaaagtaaattaaatatCAGTTTGAGAGACAGTCTGAATTGTAGCACTATTGTGtagtttattaatgttaatagcATGTTAGATAATTAAGGAGTTGATGAAATATTTAGTTGtgctaatgttttaaaaaccaTAATTGGTAGATCAATTCATGGAAAGGTTTataaaaatgcatcaaaatgaacTACTTTCAGGTTCACTTTAATGACCATAAACCTCAATTTTCTCTCttgattttataatttatttatattgtaactttttttgtttcaaacccGATTGAGGAGAATGAGGAGAGCGAAAACGAGGAGAAACATATCAAAATTGGAGATAAAACTCGCTCACGGACTGAAAGTCTTTTTTTACTGaaaagaagagaaaagaaaTGTTTCACCTGCCggcagtgtggaaagagtttcacatgcAAACCAAATCTCAAggttcacatgaggatccacactggagagaaaccgttcacatgtgatcagtgtagaaagagtttcacacaaaaaggaaACCATGAGATACACATattgatccacactggagagaaactgcatgaatgtgatcaatgtggcaAAACATTTCTGAGGGCTTCAGGCCTGAAGGATCACCTGAAAGTTCATTCGCAGGAGaaaccacattcatgttctttgtgtggaaagagtttttcacatcTGTACAGTTTAAAAGAACATCAGAAAACACATACTGGTGTAAGAAATCatatgtgctttgagtgtgagaagacttttattaGAGTTGGACATTTGAAACGGCAccagaggatccacactggagagaaaccttacaagtgttcacactgtgacaagagattcagtcggtCACATTATCTGAAAACTcatgagatgatccacactggagagaaaccttacaagtgttcacactgcgaCCAGAGATTTATTCAGTCAGCACATCTCAAAActcatgagaggatccacactggagagaaaccataCAAGTGTTCATACTGCAACAAGAGATTCACTCATTCAGCAAACCTGAAAATGCATGAGAGGacccacactggagagaaaccttacaagtgttcacactgtgataAGGGTTTtagtaattcaggggacctgaAAACAcacgagaggatccacactggagagaaaccgtatCACTGCACTgcatgtgggaagagtttcactcaATCATCTTCTCTACGCACTCATACAAAAAAATTTCACAGTAAGTAGTTCATCTTCAGATCCAGCACCTTCAGATATTTTagatggggaaaaaaatcatctAAATTTATCACAGTGAATAAAGTTTATCTTCATGACCAGCAGTTTCAACTGTGAAATTCAGATCAACTCTGGGGAGAAACTCCATCTTGTTCTTGTTCTTGTATATCATTTTGCTTCAGAATATAATCTGTATCATAATGCttaatgattttgttttatgtttgatatattgttttttataatgcatatctattacttttacttttttactctCTTATGTAAAAgtagaactttttaaaatgttggctacaaaatgttcttttgtttgaatgttttgCTGAAGAGGAGGTCATAACACTAACTTCTCTTGAGATGCTCTGGCTTGCTTGTCATCAATGTTTATTGTCTGCTGATGCTACTTGCatcatgaaatattattactttttggGCTTCTATGTTTAAATTTTCATGATAAATGAAGCTTTTAAATAAAACTCTTAAATGCcaaataaagtatttttcacCCTGCACATGACTGAGATTGAATGAGCCTGTATGTTTACACACaacaaaatccccagagttaaatcaactctgctcagagtacagaTAGTActtctctaaatagtgttaaaataacactgaagcagagttaaagttaatgagataattaagcaattaattaaatgatgattgagcattagtgatgaacacctgctgttaacaagcagaaacactgaagaaaagagaaacacaagaactacaacagACTTCGATGAATTCAACTggagataaaagacattaaatctcttcAAATCCCACCTGGGCTGGGCTGAAGCAACAAAGAAATGTCATATTTTAACCATTTTCTTTCCAGATATGGGCATGGACGGCCAGAAGGTTCACAGAACTTTCCTCACACCACCACAATAGCATTGGAGATTTTGAAAATAACACATTCTGTATAAAAAAAGCAATGGCAATAAGAATGTAGAGAAAATGAAAGATGATGAGATGAATTGTTAAAaaacttgttttattatttttgttgtttgcaGTCGGTGAATGggaatatgtgtgtatatgtctgtgtgtgtttgtgtatgtgtgttgctgtgtatGCACTCATTTCACATTTGCTGTTTCTGTTTTTCActaaaactaatgaaaaacTGAATGACATTTTATGATGATCACAACATAGAAgacaaaatcagaaaaaaaaaaattaaatattcagaCATAGTGATGGAcgtcaaacttaaaaaaaaaaatcctgtgttCTTCAGCTCTGAAAGATCTTCAAATTAACTTTGAATATTATCACTTGATAAATAAATCAAGTAGTAGAATAAAATAGTCAAGTGAAGTCAGGTCGCCTTTATTTATTGCGCTTTATACAACtgagattgtttcaaagcatctTCACAGGGAAGTAAAAGAATGATGCCAAACTTCATCAAACGATCATCTAAAATAAACAGAGAAGTATAGGATCAGTGATGCCTACTTCATCAAATGTCATCAAATCGTAGGGTAGGGTTCTTCGGGTTCGTAGCCAATGTCATCAAATCGGAATctaaaataaattctgtttcTAAAGtaaatttgattcattttttaacaGGCAGTGTGTGGATTTACTCTATTTACCCTCAGGATAGTAAAAAATCCGTCATGACCAATTATTACCAGTCGTTTTAAATTTTAGATTTTAATGATAAGATGTTTAACCTGATCTTGATGACAGGTTCTTAATGGTTTGGGTaataaactgaactgaactttGTGTATAAATAATACGTTTAAAACGAATATTTAAttgaatgtaaaaaaatttGGTTAATAATTTTTCTAGTCTTTTGCTTGCAATGAATAGtgattttaaataatctaaAATTAAATCTCTTTAATTTCTTAACTATTTTGAAACAGAATATTCTTTGAGCTACTGGTTGTAATCATGTAATATCatctttataaaaaatatattttagccACCCATGCAGaaagtgtttattattattattattattattctgtctAATTTTACAAAATGTGTTTAAGAAAgcaattatgtgaaaaatgtgCACATTGCAGTCTCAGCTCAACAGTTATGACCCATGTGCAGAGCTTTAAAAGAATCCAGTCACTCACCCAGCTGACATTATCAAACCAGAAACAATGAACCTAAGCACCGAAATGCATTACAAACCAACAAGACTTAACTAAAAGTTTTTGAACAATGAACAAGTGAACAAAATGGTGAGCGAGAAACAGTTCAATATACAAGGAGACAATGACCTCTGGCGTTCAGGCAGGGACATGACAGCCTCATTTACTACACACAGAAAGGGATAAGCAGATTAGCGAATTCTTATTGCCTTTGCTACATGTTGggttttttatattaaaaagagAGCAAATGTGGCCATCTGAccacatttttgctttaaaagGTACAATAATTCCACATAATTCTAATACTTGAGAGGTTAACAGTGTGGTAGACATAACTTAGggctaaaaacacatctaacaAGTAAAACTGAGTAACCCACTGGTGAGGCTACATAGAGCCAGGATGGTCTACTCAATCAAATGGGAaaaaatttatcttttttgttgttgttgtgggaaagtcaagtcaagtcacctttatttatatagcgctttttacaatgcagattgtgtcaaagcagctttacattgataactggtacataatttggctgcacagcagctcttaaataatagtgtcaatgcaggcagatcagaagcactgttgaataaatgtcaagaatactattgaatatcaaatgtcaagtgtcaagtgtcccaactaagcaagccaaaggcgacagcggcaaggaacccaaactccatcaggtgacatcaggtggcaaacaagtggcagatagttgttaaaatggagaaaaaaaaaaaaaccttgggagaaaccaggcttagtcgggggggggggggagagttctcctctggcgaacagtgctttgttacaatcaggttgctatcataagtctgataggatcgcaacaatcaaagtatttattgcagttccatccagttgaggattgtattcatcacgccggtatggacggtttgttgaggaactgtgctactggcatCAAAGGACATCAaaagggctgcgttgtggtcgtgtccattGAGGATCATCAAATCATGCATACATGACAATAATAACTGCTGAAATACATGAATTTAGCAGATGTTACTCCCAAAATTTGCAGTGTGTATGTGACTGCTGgtcaagcatgaaaaacaagttttattaaaaaaagagcgatccctttataatcactaaaaaCTGTCCATCATCTTAGTTCATCACGATAATCATGTTGTACATACAGATAGCATGGGATCATGTTTGCCAAATCACCAATATGCTATTTGTCACGCTGGTGTCAATGACCAGGCAAAACAGCGAATCTAAATGCAGGAAAAGTTTAATAAATGACATAGAAAACACTAAGAACAACACCACATGAAATGAAACACAAGCACTATATAAACAGGGAACACTAGCGTAACAAGACATAGGGATGAGGTAAATGGAAACACCTGGGAAACCTAATGAACAtgcaaaactacaaaaaaactacaaaacatgacATAAGACAGGAAATAACTAATGTGTCCACAAacagggaaaaaaacaacagagCGGAGAACTTAAGAGTGGCTTCCAGGcgctcaagtcaagtcaagtcaagtcaaatttatttatatagcgcttttacaattggtaattgtttcaaagcagctttacatattagaagcacagaaaaaagggaagtggttaaaaatgagctgtacaaacaagcgtggtaatatgtaacatatacaagatggtgctacattaagccaatgtcggctgactcccaggggtggaaaaaaccccctaggagaaaaacccagcgtgctagcactgggaaaaaagtcctaggagggaaaaaaccccttggaagatatatataatatatgtaaatggatatggagatcaaaatctgaattatacattttaattacaagAAAATGCGAAACAAAAGTCCAGGTGGGAGGTGGA
This genomic stretch from Megalobrama amblycephala isolate DHTTF-2021 linkage group LG2, ASM1881202v1, whole genome shotgun sequence harbors:
- the LOC125263104 gene encoding gastrula zinc finger protein XlCGF8.2DB-like, yielding MKRRDKKCFTCLQCGRSFTDTKTLKIHMRIHTGEKPFTCTQCGKSFRQQVHLKEHMKIHTGEKPFTCDQCGKSFTHKRSFEVHMRIHTGEKPFTCTQCGKNFRQQVHRKEHMRIHTGEKPFTCDQCGKSFAHQGHLKEHMNIHTGEKLHKCDQCGKTFLWASGLKMHITVHSEEKPHSCSLCGKSFYHLQNLKVHQKIHTGEKVHVCIECGKSFITTKDLNRHQRIHTGEKPYKCSHCNKRFSDSGTLKKHERIHTGEKPYKCSHCEKRFIDSGALNKHERIHTGEKLYHCTACGKSFIRSFSLRRHTKNNHNVVLKNEESEEEEKYVKTGEKTCSETESISLLKRRDKKCFNCHQCVQF
- the LOC125263011 gene encoding zinc finger protein 239-like, whose protein sequence is MDIVKVESKVEGENEESENEEKHIKIGDKTRSRTESLFLLKRREKKCFTCRQCGKSFTCKPNLKVHMRIHTGEKPFTCDQCRKSFTQKGNHEIHILIHTGEKLHECDQCGKTFLRASGLKDHLKVHSQEKPHSCSLCGKSFSHLYSLKEHQKTHTGVRNHMCFECEKTFIRVGHLKRHQRIHTGEKPYKCSHCDKRFSRSHYLKTHEMIHTGEKPYKCSHCDQRFIQSAHLKTHERIHTGEKPYKCSYCNKRFTHSANLKMHERTHTGEKPYKCSHCDKGFSNSGDLKTHERIHTGEKPYHCTACGKSFTQSSSLRTHTKKFHSK